DNA sequence from the Leptospirillum ferrooxidans C2-3 genome:
AGGAATTCATGAGTACTCCTGTCAGGTGTCCTGCTTGTGGTGTGGTAAATAATGTTGACCCCGGAAGGCCAGGACCGCGTTGTGGGGCATGCAAGGCCCCCCTCCCGGTAGGAGGAGCTCCGATTACGGTGACGGATGCCAGCTACCAGGCGCTTGTCCTGTCTTCGCCTGTTCCGGTCCTTCTGGACCTCTGGGCTCCATGGTGTGGTCCCTGCAGGATGGTCGCACCCATACTGGAGCAACTTGCAAAAAAGTACAACGGAAAAATCACCGTTGCCAAGCTCAATGTGGACGAAAACCCGGATACTGCCCAGCGCCTTGAGGCCAGAAGCATCCCCCTGATGGTGTATTTTAAAAATGGAGTTCCCGTCCAGCGCCTTGTCGGGGCCATGGGGCTTTCCGAAATTGAGCGCTCCCTTGGTCTATCCAATTGAACATGATCAACCTGAAAGGATTGACCTGATGCCCGATATGTCCTGCTATCAGCTTCCCCTCGATGTTCGTCCGACACACTATGACCTGGTTTTGAAAATGGATATGGAGGCTCTGACCTTCAGTGGTGAGGTCAAGATCCACCTCGATGTCCGGAGGGATACCACGGAGTTTGTCCTCAATTCTGTGGATCTGGACATTGATTACGCAACGGCTTTTGTAAAGGGGGATCCCTCTCCGCTCCGGGTTCTCGAGGATAAGGAATATGAGCGCATTGTTCTGAAAGCGGAAAGGCTTTTTGAGGCTGGTTCATCCGCTCTGCTGGAGGTTGTTTTTGCCGGAAAGGTCAACGACCTTCTCGCTGGGCTTTACCAGAGCCATTTTAAAGATCCTGACGGGGAAAAACGGGTTCTTGTGACGACCCAGTTTGAGGCTACGGATGCCCGGAGGGTCTTTCCCTGCTGGGACGAACCCTCAGCGAAGGCAACCTTTTCCCTCACTCTGGTCGTACCTGAAAAACTTGTTGCGCTGTCCAACATGCCGGTGGTCAGGGAAAAGCTTCTGAAAGGAGCCATGAAAGAGGTTGTTTTTGCAAAAACTCCCCGAATGTCCACCTACCTTCTGCATCTTTCCGTTGGAGACTTTGAGGAGGTCAGCGACCAGACTCCGGACGGTACGCGGATTTCTGTCTGGTCGACCAAAGGCAAAAAGGAACAGGGTGTTTTTGCCCTTGAGGTGGCAACGCGTCTTCTTCCCTGGTTCAACCAGTATTTTGGCATCCCTTATCCCCTTCCAAAGATGGATCTTCTGGCGATCCCCGATTTTGCGGCCGGTGCCATGGAGAACTGGGGCATACTGACTTACCGTGAAACAGCTCTTCTCGTGGATCCGTCGGTTGCCTCAGCGAGAACCCGTCAGAGGGTGGCCATCGTGGTTGCTCACGAAATGGCTCATCAGTGGTTCGGAGACCTGGTGACGATGGCATGGTGGGATGACCTCTGGCTGAATGAAGGCTTTGCTTCATGGATGGAGGTCAAGGCGGTCGACTATCTTTTCCCCGAATGGCGCATGTGGGAGCTTTTTCAGGCAGAGGACATGACGGAAGCCTTTGACCTGGACGGGATGACAGAATCCCATCCTGTTCAGGTGGATGTTCGGGATCCCCATGAAATCAATGAAATATTCGATGCCATTTCCTATACGAAAGGGGGTTCCCTGATCCGGATGCTCGAGGGCTATCTGGGGGAGGAGGTTTTCCGCGAGGGATTGTCGGACTATCTGAAACGCCACAGTTACGGAAATGCCCGGACGCAGGATCTTTGGAATGCCCTGGGACGAAAGGCCGGTCAGGATGTCCGGTCCATCATGGAAAGCTGGACTCTGAAGAAGGGATACCCGGTCGTGCGTCTGGAGGACGAAAAAAACCTCCATGCCGTACAGGAACCGTTTGCGAACCATCCTGTCCGGATGAAAGAGATTCTTTCCTCTCCGACAAAAGACGTTTGGCAGGTCATGATGGGTGTCCGTCGAGAGGAGAATGGCCAGGTATCCGAGCAATCTTTTCTCCTTGGGGAGGCAAGCTCCCCTTTTCCCTTTCCGATGGAATCCATCCGGAGCCTGAATGTGTCCGGAAGGGGTTTTTATCGGGTGAAGAATGAAGGAAGCTTAAGAAAGAGGATCCTTTCGGATATCCGGGAGGGCAAGATCTCTGCAGCGGAAAGTCTTGGATTTGTCAATGACGAATTTTCACTGTCTTTGGCCGGTCTGTCCAGACTCGAGGATTTTCTGGATACGGTCAATGTCTGCCGCCACCAGACAAATTATATTGTATGGGCTGACATCATCGCGCATCTGGCTTATCTGGACCAGCTGCTTGCTTTTGAGCCGGCATGGGAAGCGTTTTCATCCTTCATCCAGGATGTGTGCCGTGAGGCCTTTGATCGTCTCGGATGGGTCGTGAAAGAGGGGGAGGACCATCAGGCAAGGCTTCTCCGCTCACTGCTCCTGGGCGCGCTTGGCCGCTCCGGAGATATTTTGGTGCTGACCAGATGTGAAGAGATGTTCGGGGAGTTTCTGAAGAACCCTTCATCGCTCCATCCTGATTTGAGAATCGGTGTTTTTCGAACCGTTATTGGCGGTGGGCGTTTGTCGGATGCTTTTGGAGTCCTCCGGGATCGGGCTTTGATTGAGTCCCATCAGGAGGAGAAGATGAGGTTTTTGACAGGGCTTGCCTCTTCACGGAAACCAGAGGAGATCCGATTGCTTCTGGAAGACAGTCTTTCAGACAGGATCCGTTCCCAGGATACGGTGTCCGTGGTGGTGTCTGTTGCGGACAATCCTTACGGGCGGGATCATGCATGGGCCTTTTTTACGGAGAGATTCCAGGAGTTTTCACGGCGCTACTCAAGCGGGGGCTTCGCTCTTTCAAGATTGATCCGCGCCATGGGGGATCATCGCAAAGAGAAGGCATTCTCCGAAGTGATCGGATCCTTTTTTGAAAAGAATCCCTTGTCCGGAGGACAAAGGGCCATCCGGCAGACGCTGGAAGCGATCGATTTCAACAGCGCGGTCTGGTCAGGGCAGGGAGAAGGGTTGTCGAAGAAATTGCTGTCAATGTTTCCCCTGAGGTAAAGACAGGATCGACAGACCGAACGCAGGGATTGCCAATGGGAATCCCGTGAGATCCCCATTGGCCTGGCTCAGCCGACGATATGGACCGATGGCCTTCGGAAATGGTTAGTGGTGTATTCGTTCACGAGGAGAGTCAAAAGTGTTCCGGGGTCCGAGTGGTACAGGAGGCGGCTACCGGTTTCTTTTCCTATCTTCTTCACGATATCGGGAAGAATCTCGGTGATTCCGCCCGATCCGTCCAGAACACCGATCAGCTTGCCTTCGTCATAGGCGATGGAAAATTCTCCGAGGGTTCCGGAGTGTCCACCGACGATCAGGACCAGATCGCTTGAGCGGATATTGATGACCTCTCGTCCCATCAGCCCGGATCCCGTGAAGATGATGATGTCAAACAGATCGTTCGGGGACTGGTATCGGGAGATATGTTCCTGCTCTGAAAGGGCGGGGGAGATGCCGATGGAGACGCCACCAACCTCCTTGAATCCCGATGCAGCCTCATATGGAAGGCCTGGGCAAGCTCCGGTGATCAGTCCCAATTCCCGTTTTGCGATCTCCCTGCCAAGATGGCGGGCGATCTCCCTGTGCTTTGCTTCAAGATCTCCGGAGGCGGCACCCATAACGCCCACGGTAAAGAGTCTTCCCGGAGGAGCGGTGACCTTTGCTGGATCCCGCTCGAATGTTTCAAGGCATTGAGGGCTGTGAAAATAAAGGATTCTTCCTTTATGGATACGGATGGCATAGGCATGTTGAAGTGTTGGAATCTTTGTTCCGCAAACGGGATCGACGGTCATGAGGCTCCTTTGTTGGGTGGTTTGTCCGGTCCTATTTCCAATCTCATCAGATAGTGCGGTAAAAGGGGGGAAATATTCAAGATGGGTCTTCAGGAAGGTGCAAGGATCCTTGCCAGGACGCTTCCGTGGTTTTTTCTGTCAGGCGTATTGGAGGTGGGCGGTGGATATCTTGTCTGGCGATGGCTGCGGGAGCACCAAAATCCATGGCAGGGAGTTATGGGTATGCTGCTTCTCGCCGCATATGGCATTTCCGCGACCAAGATACCGGCTCCGTTCGGCCGGGTCTATGCGGCGTATGGGGGGATCTTTATCGTCATTTCCATTTTCTGGGCGATGTCGTTTGATCACTTTCATCCCGATATCTGGGATAAGGCCGGGGCATTTCTGGTTCTTGTTGGTGTGGGGCTCATGATTCTGGCTCCGAGGGGATGACAGTGAGTGGAGATTCTTCAAATATCAGATTCAGGATTGCGTCGGAGTTTATTCCTTCCGGTGATCAGGGGAGGGCCATAGAGGTCCTGTCAAACGGGATTCAATCCGGGGCGTCCTTTCAGACGCTTTTGGGTGTCACCGGGTCAGGGAAAACCTTCACCATGGCAAAAGTCGTGGAGAAACTTGATAAACCCGCACTCGTCCTGGCCCCGAACAAGACACTGGCCGCCCAGCTCTACCGGGAATTCAAGACGTTTTTTCCGGAGAACAGGGTTGAGTACTTTGTAAGCTATTACGACTATTATCAGCCTGAGGCCTATTTGCCTTCGACGGATACCTTTATCGAAAAGGATTCGGCCATCAACGAGCTGATCGACCGGATGCGCCACTCGGCCACGTCCGCGCTCCTTGACCGCAGGGACACCCTTGTTGTGGCCTCTGTTTCCTGTATTTACGGACTGGGTTCTCCCGAGTCCTACAAGAAGATGCATCTTTATCTTGAACGGGGTCTCGTAATGCGCCGGGAGAAGCTTCTCGAGAGGCTTGTCGGGATCCAGTACCAGAGAAATGATATGGATCTGAAAAGGGGGACATTTCGAGTCAGGGGGGATGTAATCGATGTCATTCCGGCATCCTATGAGGATAGGGCGATCCGGATTGAGCTCTTTGGAGATGAGATCGATCGTTTGCGGGAGTTCGATCCCCTGACAGGGGCGGAACTGTCCCAGATGTCCTCGGTGATCATCTATCCCGGGACGCATTATGTCCTTCCACCGGATCAAATGGAATCCGCCCTGTCCAGTATAGAAGAGGAGCTTGTCGAAAGAATCCGCTATTTCAGGAAGGAAGGAAAGCTGATAGAGGCCCAGCGTATCGAGCAACGGACACTTTTTGACCTGGAAATGATACGGGAGGTGGGTTACTGTCACGGGATTGAAAACTATTCACGACATCTGTCGGGAAGAAAGCCGGGGGAGCCGCCTCCCACCTTGTTTGACTATTTTCCGAAAGATTTCCTCGTACTGATTGATGAGAGCCATGTGGCTGTCCCTCAGGTGGGCGGAATGTACCATGGAGATCATTCCAGGAAAAAAAGTCTCGTGGAGTATGGGTTCAGGCTCCCGTCCGCCTTTGACAACCGTCCGATGACCTTTCCCGAGTTTGAATCGATCTTGCCCTCGGTGATCTTTGTTTCCGCGACCCCGGGACCCTACGAGCTTGAAAAGTCAGGGGGTGTGACGGTGGAGCAGGTGATTCGTCCGACCGGTTTGACCGATCCTGTTATTGAAGTGCGCCCTGCCAAGAACCAGGTGGATGATCTTTTGGGGGAGATCCATCTGACTGTTGGACTTTCCGATCGTGTTCTTGTCACCGTACTGACAAAGAGGATGGCGGAAAATCTGACCGAATACCTGGAGGAGAGGGGGATCCGCGTTCGATATCTCCATTCGGAGATTGATACGCTTGAACGAATGGAGATTCTCCGGGATTTGCGGAAAGGTGTTTTTGATGTTCTGGTGGGGATCAACCTTCTGAGAGAAGGTCTTGACCTGCCTGAAGTCGGTCTTGTGGCCATTCTTGACGCGGATCGTGAAGGTTTTTTGCGTTCGAGGCGCTCCCTGATCCAGACAGCGGGGCGTGCAGCCAGAAATATTCGCGGACGGGTGATCTTTTATGGAGACTCCATAACAGGCTCAATGCAGGAGGCCATCGATGAGACGGACAGGCGCCGTCGGGTCCAGATCGCTTTCAACAAGGAGCACAACATCTCTCCCCAGGGGATCATCAAGAATATCCCGGAGAGTCTCTATGCTGTTTCAGAAGGCGATTATACCGAGCCGCTGGCTTTTATTGAGGACAAAAAAGAAAAAGAGGCGGATGGACAGTTGTCGGATGCAGACATTCGCAAATTGATGGAGGCGGCTGCAGGATCTCTGGATTTCGAGCGGGCGGCCTATTTCCGCGATGTCCTGAAAAGTCGCGGAAAAGAGGTGGATGGACGTGGAATCAAGATCGCCGGAAAATCCGGACGGTCACGTAAAAAAGGGTAGCGGGGCCCTTCAGGAATTCCTGTAGATATAATATCCCAGAACCATGCCGAGAAGGTTGAGCAAATTGATATGGACGCTGGTTCCGACCGTAATGTCCACCAGAATGAGCTTCAAGGTGAGCGGTCCGCTTGAGCCGACGGTGACATGAGTCAGAAAAATATCTGCGAGGGGGCCGGAAGGGACAAAAAGATTGAAAATCGCGGTCAGGATCGATCCGAACGCCGCTCCGAGAAATAGAAAAAGAATGAGAAGCCCCATCCCCTTTTTTTGTTGTCCTGCAAATGCCAAGTGTCTGTCCTGACTGTTATCAGCAAAAAGGCTGGTTGTTTCGCCCCGCGTAACGGGGATGAATGATTCGGCCCCCCTTCGATTCCGGATGATGGTGGGTCCCGTGGATATCATCCGACTAATGAACCACGATCAGCTATAAAAATCAAATTTACCGTCCGGAAAAGCTCATTGGCTGTAGGGCCCCAAGAGAGGGGGAGATTGTTTTTTTGATCAGGTCTTGACGATGGAGGCTCCCATCCGGGGCAATGGGGAGTCGATCATGGAACCGATTGATGGAGGATAAAGGAGTAGCAGGAGTTATGGGATTTTATTTTGCTATATTTTTCAAATGTATTGATGAAGTTTTAAAAAACTCTTCGTAAGGAATCTTTAATAATCATTTTTTATTCTTTAGTAATATCTTTTATGACATTTCTTCTTGGTGTTGCATTTTTTTAATGATTTGATTCATTATTCCGGCTGTCTTAAATGATTTCGGGTGTTATTTCTGCTGGCCGTTCAAGGATCTTTGTCTTGATCCGGCACAGGTGACTGTTTTCCCGGAGAGCGTCCAGATTGAACCAGCCGGAGTCTTTTTGAAAATCGTCGCGAATTTGGAAAAAGCGCGTGAGATGGCCCAGCGTCTTGATCTCTCCGAAGCCGGTATCCAGCGAAGGAAAGCTTTCCTCGGAATTACACCGGAGGAAGAGATCGTCGTCCGGGATCTTGCCCCGTTCTTGAAGGAACGCATTCCGGAGTTTGTCCAGATTCTCCATGAGCGGATCAACTCCTTTCCCGAAAGCCGGATGATCCTTGAGAAGACACATTCCCAATCCTGGCTCAGACTCCGCCACGCGGAGTACTTTGTCGAACTGCTTTCCGGTCCCTATAATCAGGAATATGTCCACAACCGCCTCGGGGTGGGTGTTACCCATCAGATCATAGGGTTGGGACCCGAATGGGTCCAGTCCTCCTTTGCTCTCTTTCTGGAGTGGGCCAATGGTCTCCTCCGGGCGGAGCCCTCATCTCCCTGTTCCGGAAATCCGTCTCTTCCCGATATTCTCGGAAAGATCCTCTTCTTTGACCTGGGGCTTGTCATGGATTCTTACTTCCTGGCGGAGCGGGAACGGATGGAGGTCCTGTCTCGTGTTTTTGAGACCAATGTGGAGGCGGTCTGGATCCTGGATGGAAACTGGGTCATCGAGCATGCCAATCAGACGTCCGGGAAGATTATCGGATGGTATC
Encoded proteins:
- a CDS encoding DUF4321 domain-containing protein, whose amino-acid sequence is MAFAGQQKKGMGLLILFLFLGAAFGSILTAIFNLFVPSGPLADIFLTHVTVGSSGPLTLKLILVDITVGTSVHINLLNLLGMVLGYYIYRNS
- the trxA gene encoding thioredoxin; the encoded protein is MSTPVRCPACGVVNNVDPGRPGPRCGACKAPLPVGGAPITVTDASYQALVLSSPVPVLLDLWAPWCGPCRMVAPILEQLAKKYNGKITVAKLNVDENPDTAQRLEARSIPLMVYFKNGVPVQRLVGAMGLSEIERSLGLSN
- a CDS encoding SLOG cluster 4 domain-containing protein, with product MTVDPVCGTKIPTLQHAYAIRIHKGRILYFHSPQCLETFERDPAKVTAPPGRLFTVGVMGAASGDLEAKHREIARHLGREIAKRELGLITGACPGLPYEAASGFKEVGGVSIGISPALSEQEHISRYQSPNDLFDIIIFTGSGLMGREVINIRSSDLVLIVGGHSGTLGEFSIAYDEGKLIGVLDGSGGITEILPDIVKKIGKETGSRLLYHSDPGTLLTLLVNEYTTNHFRRPSVHIVG
- a CDS encoding M1 family metallopeptidase produces the protein MPDMSCYQLPLDVRPTHYDLVLKMDMEALTFSGEVKIHLDVRRDTTEFVLNSVDLDIDYATAFVKGDPSPLRVLEDKEYERIVLKAERLFEAGSSALLEVVFAGKVNDLLAGLYQSHFKDPDGEKRVLVTTQFEATDARRVFPCWDEPSAKATFSLTLVVPEKLVALSNMPVVREKLLKGAMKEVVFAKTPRMSTYLLHLSVGDFEEVSDQTPDGTRISVWSTKGKKEQGVFALEVATRLLPWFNQYFGIPYPLPKMDLLAIPDFAAGAMENWGILTYRETALLVDPSVASARTRQRVAIVVAHEMAHQWFGDLVTMAWWDDLWLNEGFASWMEVKAVDYLFPEWRMWELFQAEDMTEAFDLDGMTESHPVQVDVRDPHEINEIFDAISYTKGGSLIRMLEGYLGEEVFREGLSDYLKRHSYGNARTQDLWNALGRKAGQDVRSIMESWTLKKGYPVVRLEDEKNLHAVQEPFANHPVRMKEILSSPTKDVWQVMMGVRREENGQVSEQSFLLGEASSPFPFPMESIRSLNVSGRGFYRVKNEGSLRKRILSDIREGKISAAESLGFVNDEFSLSLAGLSRLEDFLDTVNVCRHQTNYIVWADIIAHLAYLDQLLAFEPAWEAFSSFIQDVCREAFDRLGWVVKEGEDHQARLLRSLLLGALGRSGDILVLTRCEEMFGEFLKNPSSLHPDLRIGVFRTVIGGGRLSDAFGVLRDRALIESHQEEKMRFLTGLASSRKPEEIRLLLEDSLSDRIRSQDTVSVVVSVADNPYGRDHAWAFFTERFQEFSRRYSSGGFALSRLIRAMGDHRKEKAFSEVIGSFFEKNPLSGGQRAIRQTLEAIDFNSAVWSGQGEGLSKKLLSMFPLR
- the uvrB gene encoding excinuclease ABC subunit UvrB; the encoded protein is MTVSGDSSNIRFRIASEFIPSGDQGRAIEVLSNGIQSGASFQTLLGVTGSGKTFTMAKVVEKLDKPALVLAPNKTLAAQLYREFKTFFPENRVEYFVSYYDYYQPEAYLPSTDTFIEKDSAINELIDRMRHSATSALLDRRDTLVVASVSCIYGLGSPESYKKMHLYLERGLVMRREKLLERLVGIQYQRNDMDLKRGTFRVRGDVIDVIPASYEDRAIRIELFGDEIDRLREFDPLTGAELSQMSSVIIYPGTHYVLPPDQMESALSSIEEELVERIRYFRKEGKLIEAQRIEQRTLFDLEMIREVGYCHGIENYSRHLSGRKPGEPPPTLFDYFPKDFLVLIDESHVAVPQVGGMYHGDHSRKKSLVEYGFRLPSAFDNRPMTFPEFESILPSVIFVSATPGPYELEKSGGVTVEQVIRPTGLTDPVIEVRPAKNQVDDLLGEIHLTVGLSDRVLVTVLTKRMAENLTEYLEERGIRVRYLHSEIDTLERMEILRDLRKGVFDVLVGINLLREGLDLPEVGLVAILDADREGFLRSRRSLIQTAGRAARNIRGRVIFYGDSITGSMQEAIDETDRRRRVQIAFNKEHNISPQGIIKNIPESLYAVSEGDYTEPLAFIEDKKEKEADGQLSDADIRKLMEAAAGSLDFERAAYFRDVLKSRGKEVDGRGIKIAGKSGRSRKKG
- a CDS encoding YnfA family protein encodes the protein MGLQEGARILARTLPWFFLSGVLEVGGGYLVWRWLREHQNPWQGVMGMLLLAAYGISATKIPAPFGRVYAAYGGIFIVISIFWAMSFDHFHPDIWDKAGAFLVLVGVGLMILAPRG